The Bacillus solimangrovi genome includes a region encoding these proteins:
- a CDS encoding GNAT family N-acetyltransferase translates to MENKVYIDNMQSEDWEQVKAIYLEGIATGNATFQQQAPSWEEWDQSHSLDCRIVARSEGNVVGWAALSPVSSRCVYGGVAEVSVYVSGSHMGKGIGNVLLSSLIEISEQNGYWTLQSGIFPENKGSIHLHIKNGFREVGRRERIGKMDGMWRDTILFERRSPTVGMD, encoded by the coding sequence ATGGAAAATAAAGTTTACATAGACAACATGCAATCAGAGGATTGGGAACAAGTTAAAGCAATCTATCTCGAAGGGATAGCTACTGGCAATGCTACTTTTCAACAACAAGCTCCTTCTTGGGAGGAATGGGATCAAAGTCACTCATTAGATTGTCGAATAGTAGCACGTTCAGAAGGAAACGTGGTTGGATGGGCTGCATTAAGCCCTGTCTCTAGTCGTTGTGTATATGGTGGAGTTGCTGAAGTAAGTGTATATGTTAGTGGGAGTCATATGGGCAAAGGTATTGGTAATGTACTATTGAGTTCCTTGATCGAAATAAGTGAACAGAATGGATATTGGACGTTACAATCTGGAATCTTCCCCGAAAATAAAGGAAGTATTCACTTACACATTAAGAATGGATTTCGTGAGGTTGGAAGACGAGAGCGTATTGGTAAGATGGATGGCATGTGGCGTGATACGATCTTATTTGAGCGAAGAAGTCCAACAGTTGGTATGGATTGA
- a CDS encoding UTP--glucose-1-phosphate uridylyltransferase has translation MIKKAIIPAAGYGTRNLPITKVLPKEMFPIGVKPAIQYVIEEALESGIEDILLVVSRSKNLIVDYFDESLELEAFLERNNKEHLLSKMQIPKQQLYFTRQPYARGLGDAIRIGERFINNEPFAVLLPDDIIMSKGKHGLCELIDVYKKKQSSVIGLKEIEQNMLHQYGVIKGKETKSGIYKMKDIIEKPKKNPPSNLAAVGRYIFTPAIFSHLNDLQYVAGQEIQLTDAIRKLLINEKCYGKILSGKRYDIATPKDYLDIINKVHYLNNM, from the coding sequence GTGATAAAGAAAGCGATTATACCAGCAGCAGGATATGGTACAAGAAACCTCCCGATTACCAAGGTCCTCCCGAAGGAAATGTTCCCCATCGGTGTGAAGCCAGCTATTCAATACGTGATTGAAGAAGCACTCGAATCTGGAATAGAAGACATCTTGCTCGTTGTTTCCCGCTCAAAAAACTTAATTGTCGATTATTTTGATGAATCGTTAGAACTTGAAGCCTTCCTAGAACGAAACAACAAAGAACATTTATTATCCAAGATGCAAATACCGAAGCAGCAACTTTATTTCACTCGTCAACCATATGCAAGAGGTTTAGGAGATGCGATACGGATAGGTGAACGTTTTATCAACAATGAACCATTCGCTGTCCTGCTTCCCGACGACATTATCATGTCAAAAGGAAAGCATGGATTATGCGAATTAATTGACGTGTACAAAAAAAAGCAATCATCTGTAATCGGGCTGAAGGAAATTGAACAAAACATGCTCCATCAATATGGAGTGATAAAAGGAAAAGAAACAAAAAGTGGCATTTATAAAATGAAAGATATCATTGAAAAACCTAAGAAAAACCCACCATCAAACTTAGCTGCCGTCGGACGATATATATTTACTCCAGCCATCTTCTCACACCTGAATGACTTACAATACGTAGCTGGTCAGGAGATTCAATTAACCGATGCAATTCGAAAACTACTCATTAACGAGAAATGTTACGGCAAGATTCTATCTGGTAAACGCTATGATATTGCAACACCGAAGGATTATCTTGACATTATAAATAAAGTCCATTACTTAAATAACATGTAA
- a CDS encoding right-handed parallel beta-helix repeat-containing protein, whose product MAIRVVPTEFATVQAAIDAAVAGDSIQILAGTFDGFEVTKERLKIFGCGIRKTIIAGTPANISGDGVLVSANQTILQDFTVQGFDLNGNNVSSNNNVIVNVESSFNGDNGFEFFGEKNLIINCLLLLNSVQGIETTGDRNFIIKCESTQNKGEGFEIDSDCNKLIKSLAKENFADGIDIDDERSFNTIFGNTSIKNKGDGIEFDDDADFNNVIANLICNNGQSGIEIEALDDEITSRNVIDSNIIRNNGPEDDGSGILIRNFARNNSIRFNKLKDNTPFDIETQGDSADENTFDGNICENSSPPNLCT is encoded by the coding sequence ATGGCGATTCGTGTTGTGCCAACTGAATTTGCAACGGTGCAAGCTGCAATAGATGCTGCTGTTGCTGGTGATAGCATTCAAATCTTAGCTGGTACGTTTGATGGCTTTGAAGTAACAAAAGAACGATTGAAAATATTCGGGTGTGGAATTAGGAAGACGATTATCGCTGGAACACCTGCAAATATTTCAGGTGATGGTGTGCTTGTAAGTGCGAATCAAACGATATTACAAGATTTTACGGTACAAGGATTTGATTTGAATGGGAATAATGTATCTTCTAATAACAATGTAATCGTTAACGTTGAATCTTCTTTTAATGGAGATAATGGATTTGAATTCTTTGGAGAAAAAAATTTAATCATTAACTGCTTACTTTTGCTTAACTCTGTTCAAGGAATCGAGACTACTGGAGATCGTAATTTTATCATTAAGTGTGAAAGCACTCAAAATAAAGGTGAAGGGTTTGAAATTGACAGTGATTGCAACAAATTAATTAAAAGTCTTGCCAAAGAAAATTTTGCTGATGGGATTGATATTGACGATGAACGCAGTTTTAATACGATATTTGGTAATACATCGATAAAAAATAAAGGTGATGGAATTGAATTTGATGATGATGCCGATTTCAATAACGTGATTGCTAACTTAATTTGTAATAACGGTCAGAGTGGAATAGAAATTGAAGCGTTGGATGATGAGATAACCTCTAGAAATGTAATTGATTCTAATATTATACGTAACAACGGACCTGAAGATGATGGTTCTGGTATTTTGATACGAAATTTTGCAAGAAATAACAGTATCCGTTTCAATAAACTTAAAGATAACACTCCGTTTGATATTGAAACTCAAGGAGACTCTGCTGATGAAAACACATTTGATGGCAACATATGCGAAAACAGCTCCCCTCCTAACTTGTGTACGTGA
- a CDS encoding glycosyltransferase family 4 protein — translation MNIAFVCTEKLPCPSVKGGAIQIMIDGITPMLKQRFSITIYSIEDASLPTSNQEDGVQYIRFPKEAYYENVANHIGEESYDLIHVFNRPKVVPLIHEASQNSCIVLSIHNDMFSQIKMSSEEAREAIRIATKITTVSEYIKRAIIERYPEALEKTQVLYSGVDFEKYPSRWSNKGTQIRSEKRSELMIDDKKVILFIGRLSKTKGPDVLIKAMKHVIEEHDDAVLVIVGGKWFSDDGMNDYVRVLYELAEPIKENVMFTSYIASEEIPSVWLAGDVFVCSSQWHEPLARVHYEAMAAGIPIITTNRGGNAEVMIDGFNGFVIDDYDEPNSYASCLNPLLHDPHLCEEVGRNGRTFAMLNYRFTHTANRLGAIYEEALCVRNQ, via the coding sequence ATGAATATTGCGTTCGTTTGTACAGAGAAATTACCTTGTCCATCTGTTAAGGGTGGTGCAATTCAAATTATGATTGATGGCATTACGCCGATGTTAAAGCAACGATTTTCAATAACGATCTATTCAATTGAAGATGCTTCTCTTCCAACTAGCAATCAGGAAGACGGTGTCCAATATATTCGTTTTCCGAAAGAAGCGTATTATGAAAATGTGGCGAACCACATAGGGGAAGAGTCATATGATCTGATTCATGTCTTCAATCGTCCAAAAGTCGTACCATTGATTCATGAGGCATCCCAAAATAGCTGCATCGTGTTAAGCATTCATAACGATATGTTTTCTCAAATAAAAATGTCATCGGAAGAAGCGCGTGAAGCAATTCGAATTGCGACGAAAATTACGACAGTTAGTGAATACATTAAACGAGCAATTATTGAACGTTATCCAGAAGCACTAGAGAAAACACAGGTGCTCTATTCAGGTGTTGATTTTGAGAAATATCCTTCTCGTTGGTCAAATAAAGGAACACAAATCCGCTCCGAAAAAAGGTCTGAGTTAATGATCGACGATAAGAAGGTTATTCTTTTTATTGGTCGCTTAAGTAAGACGAAAGGACCTGACGTGTTAATAAAAGCAATGAAACATGTCATCGAAGAGCATGATGATGCGGTGTTAGTTATTGTTGGTGGAAAATGGTTCAGTGATGATGGAATGAACGATTATGTGCGAGTATTGTATGAGTTAGCAGAACCGATAAAGGAAAACGTAATGTTTACAAGTTACATCGCTTCAGAAGAGATTCCATCTGTCTGGCTTGCTGGTGATGTATTCGTGTGTAGCTCACAATGGCATGAACCGCTTGCACGTGTTCATTATGAAGCGATGGCAGCGGGCATTCCGATCATTACGACAAATCGAGGTGGCAATGCTGAAGTCATGATTGATGGATTTAACGGTTTTGTCATTGATGACTATGATGAGCCTAATAGCTATGCGAGTTGTTTGAATCCATTGTTACATGATCCGCATTTATGTGAAGAAGTAGGGCGAAACGGGCGAACGTTTGCGATGCTAAACTACCGATTCACACACACAGCTAACCGACTTGGGGCAATTTATGAGGAAGCGTTGTGTGTAAGGAATCAATAA
- a CDS encoding NAD-dependent epimerase/dehydratase family protein, with protein MKIFVTGAAGFIGSHLCEKLLENEAHSVTGIDHLIGPTSVPLKHYNVKGLNSHPRFRLIEDDLLSVDLHALLKDVDVIYHLAGIPGVRSSWGTDFDPYVANNIIATQRLLETVKDLPIKKFIYTSTSSIYGQKSGKVSEDMLPEPLSPYGVTKLAGEHLCRLYAQSNDIPVVVLRLFTVYGPRQRPDMAFHKFIRQLLTNQPITVFGDGLQSRDFTYIGDCVKGIASIMDNDDAIGRTFNIGGKERATINEMIALLEQLTGEKAIIHQEDALPGEPKHTYANISQAETILNYHPTISLKEGLVEEVAYIRNILKDVLR; from the coding sequence ATGAAGATATTCGTTACAGGTGCAGCAGGATTTATCGGTTCGCACTTATGTGAGAAACTACTTGAAAATGAAGCACATTCTGTTACAGGTATCGATCATCTAATCGGACCCACCTCTGTTCCATTGAAGCATTATAATGTAAAAGGACTCAATAGCCATCCTCGTTTTCGATTAATTGAAGATGATCTATTATCGGTTGATTTACATGCTTTACTTAAAGACGTTGATGTAATTTATCATTTAGCTGGAATCCCAGGTGTAAGAAGTAGCTGGGGAACAGATTTCGACCCATATGTGGCAAATAATATTATCGCAACTCAAAGGTTACTTGAAACGGTAAAAGATTTGCCGATTAAGAAATTCATCTATACGTCTACATCATCGATCTATGGACAGAAGAGTGGAAAAGTGAGTGAGGATATGTTGCCTGAACCGTTATCTCCATATGGTGTGACGAAGCTTGCGGGAGAGCATCTCTGTCGCTTATATGCACAAAGTAACGATATACCTGTCGTTGTATTACGACTGTTCACGGTTTATGGGCCAAGACAACGTCCAGATATGGCATTTCATAAGTTTATACGCCAGCTGCTCACAAACCAACCGATTACAGTGTTTGGTGATGGGTTACAATCACGAGACTTTACGTATATTGGTGATTGTGTGAAGGGGATTGCATCGATCATGGACAATGATGATGCAATTGGGAGAACGTTCAATATCGGTGGAAAAGAACGGGCAACGATTAATGAAATGATTGCATTACTAGAACAGTTGACAGGGGAGAAGGCGATCATTCATCAAGAGGATGCACTTCCGGGTGAGCCGAAGCATACGTATGCAAACATTTCACAAGCAGAAACGATTCTAAATTATCACCCAACAATTTCTCTGAAAGAAGGGTTAGTTGAAGAGGTAGCGTATATTCGTAACATCTTGAAGGACGTATTACGATGA